One segment of Micromonospora parathelypteridis DNA contains the following:
- a CDS encoding DEAD/DEAH box helicase: MTTSADPSTVTSVSNPAPTTDTTGELLDASPSEAGTASAAAAAQPAELAPETVDPISFASLGLPEPLVRALAQQGITSPFEIQRATVPDALAGRDVLGRGQTGSGKTLAFGLPMIARLANRNRARPMRPRALVLVPTRELAMQVNDALMPLGKAVGIFLKTAVGGVPYDRQIDALRRGVEIIVATPGRLGDLIERGICQLDDVEVTVLDEADQMADMGFLPEVTDLLAKTPANGQRLLFSATLDGDVDALVKRFMTDPVTHSTAPSTASVSTMDHHMLLIPPHEKFPVAASIAARDGRTMVFARTQLGVDRLVEQLAAVGVRAGGLHGGKTQRMRTKTLAEFREGRMNVLVATDVAARGIHVDGVTLVLHVDPPKDPKDYLHRAGRTARAGESGAVATLVLPKQRRTTLAMMEKAGVAPAETRVRVGDAALAELVGAREPSGVPVRVEAEPRGYGDRSGGSRRFDDRAGGPRRFGDRTGGERRYGDRPTGERRYGDRPQGDRQYGDRPQGERRYGDRPQGDRQYGDRPQGERRYGDRPQGDRQYGDRPQGERRYGDRPQGDRQYGDRPQGERRYGDRPTGDRGYGDRPTGERRYADRDTRGYGDRPQGERRFGDRPQFGDRDGRGDRPTGERRFGDRDTRGGFRPESRGRDDRPRDERPRDDRQRDDRRGFGGRPPARTH; the protein is encoded by the coding sequence TTGACCACCTCTGCTGACCCCAGCACCGTTACGTCCGTTTCCAACCCGGCCCCGACGACCGACACCACCGGGGAGCTGCTTGACGCCTCCCCGAGCGAGGCCGGCACCGCGTCGGCAGCAGCCGCCGCCCAGCCGGCAGAGCTTGCGCCGGAGACCGTCGATCCGATCAGCTTCGCCTCCCTCGGCCTGCCCGAGCCGCTGGTTCGCGCGCTGGCACAGCAGGGCATCACCAGCCCCTTCGAGATCCAGCGGGCCACCGTTCCGGACGCGCTCGCCGGTCGGGACGTGCTGGGCCGCGGGCAGACCGGTTCGGGCAAGACGCTCGCCTTCGGTCTGCCGATGATCGCCCGGCTGGCCAACCGCAACCGGGCCCGGCCGATGCGTCCGCGCGCCCTGGTCCTGGTGCCCACCCGCGAGCTGGCCATGCAGGTCAACGACGCACTGATGCCGCTGGGCAAGGCCGTCGGCATCTTCCTGAAGACCGCCGTCGGTGGTGTTCCGTACGACCGTCAGATCGACGCGCTGCGGCGCGGCGTGGAGATCATCGTGGCGACCCCGGGTCGGCTCGGCGACCTGATCGAGCGGGGCATCTGCCAGCTCGACGACGTCGAGGTCACGGTCCTCGACGAGGCCGACCAGATGGCCGACATGGGCTTCCTGCCCGAGGTGACCGACCTGCTGGCGAAGACGCCCGCGAACGGTCAGCGACTGCTCTTCTCGGCCACCCTGGACGGTGACGTCGACGCGTTGGTCAAGCGGTTCATGACCGACCCGGTGACCCACTCCACGGCGCCGTCCACCGCATCGGTGTCCACCATGGACCACCACATGCTGTTGATCCCGCCGCACGAGAAGTTCCCGGTGGCGGCCTCGATCGCCGCCCGTGACGGCCGGACCATGGTCTTCGCGCGCACCCAGCTCGGAGTGGACCGACTTGTCGAGCAGCTCGCGGCGGTCGGCGTACGCGCCGGTGGGCTGCACGGCGGCAAGACCCAGCGGATGCGCACCAAGACGCTTGCCGAGTTCCGTGAGGGCCGGATGAACGTGCTGGTCGCCACGGACGTGGCGGCTCGGGGCATCCACGTCGACGGGGTCACCCTGGTGCTGCACGTCGACCCGCCGAAGGACCCCAAGGACTACCTGCACCGCGCAGGGCGCACCGCCCGGGCGGGCGAGTCTGGCGCGGTCGCCACGCTGGTGCTGCCCAAGCAGCGCCGCACCACCCTGGCGATGATGGAGAAGGCCGGCGTCGCGCCGGCCGAGACCCGGGTCCGGGTCGGCGACGCGGCGTTGGCCGAGTTGGTCGGTGCCCGCGAGCCGAGCGGCGTCCCGGTTCGCGTCGAGGCGGAGCCTCGGGGCTACGGCGACCGCTCCGGCGGATCGCGTCGATTCGACGACCGGGCCGGTGGCCCGCGTAGGTTCGGCGACCGCACGGGCGGCGAGCGCCGCTACGGCGACCGGCCCACCGGCGAGCGGCGCTACGGCGACCGCCCGCAGGGTGACCGCCAGTACGGCGACCGTCCCCAGGGCGAGCGGCGCTACGGCGACCGCCCGCAAGGTGACCGCCAGTACGGCGACCGTCCCCAGGGCGAGCGGCGTTACGGCGACCGCCCACAAGGTGACCGCCAGTACGGCGACCGTCCCCAGGGCGAGCGGCGTTACGGCGACCGCCCACAAGGTGACCGCCAGTACGGCGACCGCCCGCAAGGCGAGCGGCGCTACGGCGACCGGCCGACCGGCGACCGGGGCTACGGCGACCGGCCGACCGGCGAGCGGCGTTACGCCGACCGGGACACCCGGGGTTACGGCGACCGGCCGCAGGGCGAGCGCCGGTTCGGTGACCGGCCGCAGTTCGGTGACCGGGACGGCCGGGGTGACCGGCCGACCGGCGAGCGGCGCTTCGGTGACCGGGACACCCGGGGTGGCTTCCGCCCGGAGAGTCGTGGTCGGGACGACCGGCCGCGAGATGAGCGACCGCGCGACGACCGGCAGCGCGACGACCGGCGTGGTTTCGGCGGACGGCCGCCGGCACGTACCCACTGA